The proteins below come from a single Chthoniobacterales bacterium genomic window:
- a CDS encoding NADH-quinone oxidoreductase subunit M — protein sequence MNTALLLHLIVLLPLGAAIAILLGSPARKTALGASIAALALTIISVLAYQGTAGGFQFQSHVDVVAEWDLKYFLGADGLSLAMVLLATLVTVAAVWVTPKMEKSENAFYACLLLIAAGAIGAFLSLDLFFFYAFHELALIPTFILIGVWGSGEKQQAAWRITIYLAIGSIILLAGLIGVYLAVPVAQRTFDIPQLQALAKTSAFLPAKWIFPTLLVGFGVLVSLFPFHSWAPKAYASAPAPAAMLHAGVLKKFGLYGMLRIALPMFPLGVQQYDYIILILLIGNILFVGLATIAQKQLDTTLGYSSVMHMGYIYLGIVSMNLTGINGAALLMFAHGLSIAALFAMSGMIRERTGTLEFSDLGGLGKRAPVLMFCFGLATFASIGLPGFGNFASETMVFFGAFSGGFESNAFQTGAFNFHQIATIVGLWGVVISAVYMLRAYRKIFMGDLVSRWAGISDIRPLYKFPLVLLIGALLVCGLYPQGFLHLVGPTLSHLLP from the coding sequence GTGAATACCGCCCTGCTTCTCCATCTCATCGTGCTGCTGCCGCTCGGCGCGGCCATTGCGATCTTACTCGGATCACCCGCCCGCAAAACCGCTCTCGGGGCCTCCATCGCAGCCCTCGCGCTGACGATTATTTCCGTCCTCGCCTATCAAGGCACCGCTGGCGGATTCCAGTTCCAGTCGCATGTGGACGTCGTCGCCGAGTGGGACTTGAAATACTTCCTCGGCGCGGACGGCCTCAGCCTCGCGATGGTGCTCCTCGCCACCCTCGTCACCGTCGCCGCCGTCTGGGTCACGCCGAAAATGGAGAAATCTGAAAACGCCTTCTACGCCTGCCTGCTCCTCATTGCGGCCGGTGCGATCGGGGCGTTTCTCTCGCTCGACCTCTTCTTCTTCTACGCCTTCCACGAACTCGCCCTCATCCCGACTTTCATTCTGATCGGCGTCTGGGGCAGCGGTGAAAAACAGCAAGCCGCCTGGCGCATCACCATCTATCTCGCCATCGGCAGCATCATCCTGCTCGCCGGGCTCATCGGCGTTTATCTAGCCGTGCCCGTCGCACAGCGGACTTTCGATATTCCCCAACTCCAGGCGCTGGCCAAGACCTCCGCCTTTCTCCCGGCGAAATGGATCTTCCCCACGCTGCTCGTCGGCTTCGGCGTGCTCGTTTCGCTCTTCCCATTCCACTCCTGGGCTCCCAAAGCCTATGCCTCGGCACCCGCTCCCGCCGCCATGCTCCATGCCGGTGTGCTCAAGAAATTTGGCCTCTACGGCATGTTGCGCATCGCCCTCCCGATGTTTCCGCTCGGCGTCCAGCAATACGATTACATCATTCTCATCCTCCTCATCGGCAACATCCTCTTCGTCGGCCTCGCCACCATTGCCCAGAAACAACTCGATACCACGCTCGGCTATTCCAGCGTCATGCACATGGGTTACATCTATCTCGGCATCGTCAGCATGAACCTCACCGGAATCAACGGTGCTGCGCTTCTGATGTTCGCCCACGGCCTCTCCATCGCCGCTCTTTTCGCCATGAGCGGCATGATCCGCGAACGCACCGGGACGCTGGAGTTTTCCGATCTCGGCGGACTCGGCAAACGCGCCCCAGTCCTCATGTTTTGCTTCGGCCTCGCCACTTTCGCCTCCATCGGTCTGCCCGGCTTCGGTAATTTCGCCTCCGAAACGATGGTCTTCTTTGGCGCGTTTTCAGGCGGGTTTGAATCGAATGCGTTTCAGACCGGCGCTTTTAATTTCCATCAAATCGCCACCATCGTCGGCCTCTGGGGAGTCGTTATTTCCGCCGTTTACATGCTGCGCGCCTACCGCAAAATCTTCATGGGCGACCTCGTCTCCCGCTGGGCTGGCATCAGCGACATCCGCCCGCTCTACAAATTCCCGCTCGTCCTCCTCATCGGCGCGCTCCTCGTTTGCGGCCTCTACCCGCAGGGCTTCCTGCACCTCGTCGGCCCGACGCTTTCCCATTTGCTTCCCTGA
- a CDS encoding NADH-quinone oxidoreductase subunit J, which translates to MPAILFWIFSGLMLLFAAMVVILRQPVSSAFSLVVSFLALAALYVSLDAFFIGVIQIMVYAGAVMVLFLFIIMLLDLKAEVRRNFKLPATFAALAVVLIFGLMVRGVVSSFEMGEAPLPALVHTDKSDIWHVGETLFTTFNLPFQVIGVLILVATVGVVVLSKRELK; encoded by the coding sequence ATGCCCGCCATTCTCTTTTGGATCTTCTCCGGCCTCATGCTGCTCTTCGCGGCCATGGTCGTCATCCTGCGCCAACCCGTCAGCAGCGCCTTTAGCCTGGTCGTTTCGTTCCTCGCCCTGGCGGCGCTTTACGTCTCGCTCGACGCCTTTTTCATCGGCGTCATCCAGATCATGGTCTATGCGGGTGCCGTCATGGTCCTCTTTCTCTTCATCATCATGTTGCTCGACTTGAAGGCCGAGGTGCGCCGCAATTTCAAATTGCCCGCGACCTTCGCCGCCCTAGCCGTCGTCCTCATTTTCGGACTCATGGTGCGCGGCGTCGTCAGCAGTTTTGAAATGGGCGAAGCGCCACTTCCCGCACTGGTCCACACGGATAAATCCGACATCTGGCACGTCGGCGAAACCCTCTTCACCACCTTCAATCTGCCCTTCCAAGTCATCGGCGTCCTTATCCTCGTCGCCACCGTCGGCGTCGTCGTCCTCAGCAAACGGGAGTTAAAGTAA
- a CDS encoding NADH-quinone oxidoreductase subunit I, giving the protein MAYTVDRPKMTLAEKMYLPAIVTGLAITAKHFKNMILGRTKVVMQYPEEKWDSHMPEHYRGAPTLVKDEHDRERCVACQLCEFICPPRAITITPGELPSESKFAKVEKYPEEFKIDMIRCIYCGLCEEVCPEQAIFLRKDYAITGLTRADMVHDKKKLYELGGEMNGLVHKWNPLK; this is encoded by the coding sequence ATGGCTTACACCGTTGACCGCCCAAAAATGACTCTGGCCGAGAAGATGTATCTTCCCGCCATTGTTACTGGACTCGCCATCACGGCGAAACATTTCAAAAACATGATCCTCGGCCGCACCAAGGTCGTCATGCAATACCCCGAGGAAAAATGGGACTCGCACATGCCCGAACATTATCGCGGCGCGCCGACCCTCGTGAAGGACGAGCACGACCGCGAGCGCTGCGTGGCCTGCCAGCTCTGCGAGTTCATTTGTCCGCCGCGCGCCATCACGATCACACCCGGCGAACTCCCCAGCGAGTCGAAGTTTGCCAAGGTGGAGAAATATCCCGAGGAGTTCAAAATCGACATGATCCGATGCATTTATTGCGGCCTCTGCGAGGAAGTCTGCCCCGAGCAGGCCATTTTCCTGCGAAAAGATTACGCCATCACCGGCCTCACCCGTGCCGACATGGTCCACGACAAAAAGAAACTCTACGAACTCGGCGGCGAGATGAACGGCCTCGTCCACAAGTGGAACCCTCTAAAATGA
- the nuoK gene encoding NADH-quinone oxidoreductase subunit NuoK yields the protein MVTLNDYLLVSGLLFTIGLAGVLLRRNILIIFMSLELMLNAANLSLVAFSRFRTVDGLPNYNAQVLVFFIITVAAAEVAVGLAIIVALYRQRQTTHVEDLNSMKF from the coding sequence ATGGTCACACTTAACGATTACCTGCTCGTCAGCGGACTCCTCTTCACCATCGGCCTCGCCGGCGTCCTCCTGCGGCGCAACATCCTCATCATATTCATGTCGCTCGAGTTGATGCTGAATGCGGCCAATCTCTCGCTCGTCGCCTTTTCCCGTTTCCGCACCGTGGACGGCCTGCCTAATTACAACGCGCAAGTGCTCGTGTTTTTCATCATCACCGTCGCCGCCGCCGAGGTTGCGGTCGGGCTCGCCATCATCGTCGCGCTTTATCGCCAGCGCCAGACGACCCATGTCGAGGACTTAAACTCCATGAAATTTTAA
- a CDS encoding NADH-quinone oxidoreductase subunit N codes for MTSPLLLETIVLFLGLCLLLFEAFVPTPTRRGFGLFAIAGLSVVLILSFFTKTNVDCGPFYVADGFGLFFKQLILLTTIVVLIMSLEYASTVQRLVPAEKPGAGLGEFYTLPVFTCVGLMFMASATDFIMIFVALELVTISFYILVSFLRRSRPSLEAGTKYLILGALSTGILVYGITWIFGVTGETNLAAIGQAAAQVTDKNQTALLFGIVLVLIGLGFKIAAAPFQFWVADVYQGAPTPITAFLSVGSKSAGFIVLLRFLAVILPLPVVGARVSTGLSILAFCTLIYGNFAALPQTNLKRLLGYSSIAHAGYLLMAVVALSSFAAAAQQAIAFYLAGYLVMTLLSFLVLILASRHLEGDDISHFNGLGKRSPFLAFAMLVAMMSLAGVPLTAGFFGKFMIFKVALESHLYWLVGVGVISVGCGFYYYLKVVKAMYWNISSTDTALESPLTPLTRTTLYAVIAAVFILGVYPAPLLHLIGK; via the coding sequence ATGACCTCACCGCTTCTTCTCGAGACCATCGTTCTCTTCCTGGGTCTTTGCCTGCTGCTCTTCGAGGCCTTTGTCCCGACGCCCACCCGCCGTGGCTTCGGCTTGTTTGCCATCGCTGGTCTTTCCGTCGTCCTCATTCTCAGCTTCTTCACCAAAACCAACGTCGATTGCGGCCCCTTCTACGTCGCCGACGGCTTCGGGCTCTTCTTTAAGCAACTCATCCTCCTCACCACCATCGTGGTCCTGATCATGAGCCTCGAATACGCCTCCACCGTCCAGCGCCTGGTGCCTGCGGAGAAACCCGGAGCCGGTCTGGGCGAATTCTACACCCTTCCTGTCTTCACCTGCGTCGGGCTGATGTTCATGGCCTCCGCGACCGACTTCATCATGATCTTCGTCGCGCTCGAACTGGTCACGATCTCCTTTTATATCCTTGTCAGCTTCCTCCGCCGGTCGCGTCCGTCTCTCGAAGCGGGCACGAAATACCTCATCCTCGGCGCGCTTTCCACCGGCATCCTCGTTTACGGCATCACGTGGATCTTCGGCGTTACCGGCGAAACCAACCTCGCCGCCATCGGCCAGGCCGCCGCCCAAGTCACCGATAAGAATCAGACTGCGCTCCTCTTCGGCATCGTCCTCGTGCTCATCGGGCTCGGCTTCAAAATCGCCGCCGCCCCCTTTCAATTCTGGGTCGCCGACGTTTACCAGGGCGCCCCGACTCCCATCACCGCCTTCCTCTCCGTCGGCTCCAAGTCCGCCGGCTTCATCGTCCTCCTCCGTTTCCTCGCCGTCATCCTGCCGCTGCCCGTCGTTGGCGCGCGCGTCAGCACCGGACTCTCCATTCTCGCCTTCTGCACCCTCATTTATGGCAATTTCGCCGCGCTCCCGCAGACGAATTTGAAGCGACTCCTCGGTTACTCCAGCATCGCCCACGCCGGTTATTTGCTCATGGCCGTCGTCGCCCTCAGCAGTTTCGCCGCCGCCGCGCAACAAGCCATCGCTTTCTATCTCGCGGGTTATCTCGTGATGACCCTCCTCAGTTTCCTCGTCCTCATCCTCGCCAGCCGCCATCTCGAAGGCGACGACATCTCCCACTTCAACGGCCTCGGGAAACGCAGCCCGTTTCTCGCCTTTGCCATGCTCGTCGCCATGATGTCCCTCGCCGGCGTGCCTCTCACCGCCGGGTTCTTCGGGAAATTCATGATCTTCAAAGTCGCCCTCGAATCCCACCTTTACTGGCTGGTTGGCGTCGGCGTCATCAGCGTCGGCTGCGGCTTTTATTACTACCTGAAAGTGGTCAAGGCCATGTATTGGAACATCTCCAGCACCGACACCGCGCTCGAGTCGCCTCTGACTCCGCTCACCCGCACCACACTTTACGCGGTTATCGCCGCCGTCTTTATCCTCGGCGTTTACCCCGCCCCACTCCTGCATCTGATCGGGAAATAG
- the nuoL gene encoding NADH-quinone oxidoreductase subunit L has protein sequence MIPWIVLFTPLISAILIALVTRPSKSLSTAISVAAVAISFIGSLILFGKPDHSMDVSFDWINLPALRIPIGTSIDQLTKLMLLVVTGIGLLIHLYSVGYMKEDEGRSRYFASLSLFIFSMLGIVLANNFVMMFIFWELVGVSSYLLIGHWFERPAAGDAAKKAFLTNRIGDFGFMFGILCVWLATKSVVFSEIELKWATMGLPSWFITVATLGVFMGAMGKSAQFPLHVWLPDAMEGPTPVSALIHAATMVAAGVFMLAKVFFLFVPAAFTLQFIMWIGIGTAVMAAFMATQQDDIKRILAYSTLSQLGYMVCAVGMAAPQIGMFHLFTHAAFKAMLFLGAGSIIHSLHHEQDIWKMGGVGKKMPITFATFTIGTLALTGFPGLSGFFSKDAIIARAFEHNIWVFGLAVLVAFLTSFYMFRLWFVAFLGKPRAHGAEHAHESPLIMTVPLLILAIPSVIAGYPFFIGKFLTLPEEHAPMIVQGSAVGVFVLGALVALVLYKGKTKDPVRIALFANRFYIDDFYKILVRATQDSAAVISAFLDKWLIDTVLVRGVGAGGVWITGYVLRFLQYGNIQGYAILFGVGIIALLYYVVFA, from the coding sequence GTGATACCCTGGATTGTCCTTTTTACCCCGTTGATCTCTGCGATTCTGATTGCCCTTGTCACGCGGCCCTCGAAATCTCTCAGCACCGCGATTTCTGTCGCAGCGGTGGCCATTTCCTTCATTGGGAGTCTGATTCTATTCGGCAAACCCGATCACTCGATGGATGTCTCCTTCGATTGGATCAACCTCCCGGCGCTGCGCATTCCGATCGGCACCTCGATCGACCAACTGACCAAGCTCATGCTGCTCGTGGTCACAGGGATTGGCCTGCTCATTCACCTCTATTCCGTCGGCTACATGAAAGAGGACGAGGGCCGCTCCCGGTATTTCGCGTCGTTGTCGCTCTTCATTTTCTCCATGCTCGGCATCGTCCTCGCGAACAATTTCGTGATGATGTTCATCTTCTGGGAACTGGTCGGCGTCAGTTCGTATCTGCTCATCGGCCATTGGTTTGAACGCCCGGCGGCGGGCGACGCGGCGAAAAAAGCGTTTCTCACGAACCGCATCGGCGACTTCGGCTTCATGTTTGGCATCCTCTGCGTCTGGCTGGCCACGAAATCCGTCGTCTTCAGTGAGATCGAACTCAAATGGGCCACAATGGGTCTTCCAAGCTGGTTTATCACCGTGGCCACGCTCGGTGTTTTCATGGGTGCCATGGGCAAGAGCGCGCAATTTCCACTCCACGTCTGGCTGCCCGACGCCATGGAAGGCCCGACTCCGGTCTCGGCCTTGATCCATGCGGCGACGATGGTGGCGGCAGGTGTTTTCATGCTCGCGAAGGTCTTTTTCCTCTTTGTGCCAGCCGCGTTCACCCTGCAATTCATCATGTGGATCGGCATCGGAACCGCCGTCATGGCCGCGTTCATGGCCACGCAACAGGACGACATCAAGCGCATTCTGGCCTACTCAACCCTCTCGCAACTCGGCTACATGGTCTGCGCCGTCGGTATGGCCGCGCCGCAAATTGGGATGTTTCATCTTTTCACCCACGCGGCTTTCAAGGCGATGCTGTTCCTCGGGGCCGGGTCGATCATCCACTCGCTGCATCACGAGCAGGACATCTGGAAAATGGGCGGCGTCGGAAAGAAGATGCCGATCACGTTTGCTACTTTCACCATCGGCACGCTGGCGCTGACCGGGTTTCCCGGTTTGAGCGGATTCTTCTCGAAGGACGCGATTATCGCGAGGGCTTTTGAGCATAATATTTGGGTCTTCGGCCTCGCCGTGCTCGTGGCGTTTCTGACTTCGTTCTACATGTTCCGACTCTGGTTTGTGGCGTTCCTGGGCAAGCCTCGCGCCCATGGAGCCGAGCACGCGCACGAGTCGCCGCTGATCATGACCGTTCCGTTGCTGATCCTCGCGATCCCATCCGTCATCGCGGGCTATCCGTTCTTTATCGGGAAATTTCTCACGCTGCCCGAGGAGCACGCGCCGATGATTGTCCAAGGCTCGGCTGTCGGCGTGTTCGTGCTCGGCGCACTGGTGGCCTTGGTTCTCTATAAAGGCAAAACCAAGGACCCGGTCCGCATCGCGCTCTTCGCCAACCGCTTTTACATCGACGATTTCTACAAAATCCTCGTGCGCGCCACCCAGGACTCGGCAGCCGTCATTTCCGCTTTCCTCGACAAGTGGCTCATCGACACTGTGCTCGTGCGCGGCGTCGGCGCGGGCGGCGTCTGGATCACCGGCTACGTCCTGCGTTTCCTGCAATATGGCAACATCCAGGGCTATGCCATTCTCTTCGGCGTCGGAATCATCGCGCTGCTTTACTACGTCGTCTTTGCTTAA